Genomic window (Brevinematales bacterium):
GAAAGTTTCTTTCTTCTGGAGGATTAGGAACTATGGGATATGGTTTTCCTGCAGGAATTGGAGCGAAGTTAGGCAAACCTAATGAAAAAGTAATAGTTATAGCTGGAGATGGATCTTTTCAGATGAATATACAAGAGTTGGCTACTGCTGTAGTAAATAAAGTAAATGTGATAGTATGTATTATGAATAATGGATATTTAGGAATGGTGAGACAATGGCAGGAGTTATTTTATTCTAAAAGATATTCTCAAACTTATTTATGTACTAAAAAATTAGGTAAGTTTCAATGTGAACCTGTTCCAGATTTTATAGAATTAGCTAAAGCATATAAAACAGAAGGCTTTCGGGTGACTAAAAAAGAAGAGGTAGTACCTGTGCTAAAGAAGGCATTTGATATAGAAGATAAACCTGTAATAATTGATTTTTGGATTGAAACAGAAGAAAATGTTTTTCCTATGGTACCTGCAGGTGCATCTTTGGATGAAGTTATTACTAGTTTAGCATAATATAATAATTTTTTAATTTTGGAGAAAAATATGACAGAGATAAAAAGACATACAATATCTGCGTTAGTTTATAATAGACCTGGGGTATTAGCTAGAATTGCTACTCTTTTTGCGGCAAGGGGTTATAATATTGATTCATTAGCAGTAGGTGAGACGGAAAATCCTGATATTTCTCGCATGACCATAATAGTTCGTGGTGATGAAAAAATTTTAGAACAGGTGGAGAAACAATTAAATAAACTTATTGATGTAATAAAAGTTTATGAATTTTCCAAAGTGAAACATATAGAAAGAGATTTGGTTTTAGTAAAAGTAAATGCAACAAATAAGACACGTGCAGAGATAATAGAGATCGCAGAGATATTTCGTGCAAAAATTGTGGATGTGTCCCATCAGACATTAGTTTTGGAGATTACTGGTGATGAGGATAAATTAAGTGCTTTTATTGAACTTTTAAGACCATATGGAATAAAAGAATTAGTAAGGACTGGTGTTATAGCTATTGCTAGAGGTTAGTGTTTAGAATTGTTTCTATGAGAATAATTGAAAAAGAAGAGTTTAAAAGAAATGTAAAAAATTTGCTTATACAAACTCATTATTTTCTTCCTGAAGATGTAATATTAGCAATAAAAGAAGCAATTAAAATAGAAGAAGGATTAGCAAAAGATGCCTTGATAAAAATTTTAAAAAATGCTGAAATTGCTTCACATTTAAAATTACCTCTTTGTCA
Coding sequences:
- the ilvN gene encoding acetolactate synthase small subunit: MTEIKRHTISALVYNRPGVLARIATLFAARGYNIDSLAVGETENPDISRMTIIVRGDEKILEQVEKQLNKLIDVIKVYEFSKVKHIERDLVLVKVNATNKTRAEIIEIAEIFRAKIVDVSHQTLVLEITGDEDKLSAFIELLRPYGIKELVRTGVIAIARG